A part of Clarias gariepinus isolate MV-2021 ecotype Netherlands chromosome 14, CGAR_prim_01v2, whole genome shotgun sequence genomic DNA contains:
- the LOC128541310 gene encoding transmembrane protein 100-like — MSAEPAVRTNSTLDQHLELTVATGGTEDSCCRCTLPFSIVFLMIGIAVTAVAYSFNSHGSIISILGLVLLFSSLLLLLLSLAVQCWKIRRGIKMDRNSASQCTLVESLRS; from the coding sequence ATGAGTGCTGAACCTGCTGTGAGGACAAACTCCACCTTAGACCAGCATCTGGAGCTGACTGTGGCTACTGGAGGAACAGAAGACTCCTGCTGTCGTTGCACTTTACCATTCAGCATCGTGTTCCTAATGATTGGCATTGCAGTTACAGCTGTAGCCTACAGCTTCAACTCCCATGGTTCCATCATCTCCATCCTGGGGCTGGTGCTGCTCTTCAGCAGTCTGCTGTTGCTTCTGCTCAGCCTTGCTGTGCAGTGCTGGAAAATCAGACGGGGCATAAAAATGGACAGAAACTCGGCAAGTCAGTGCACTCTGGTGGAAAGCCTGAGATCCTGA
- the si:ch73-256g18.2 gene encoding small integral membrane protein 36: protein MGFMELYLEIDPVTLNLIILIASYVILLLVFLISCVLYDCRGKDPTKEYDLEPPAPQQQSPVQLVANSSASAQYNEQNNTSVNSYVPPTPDTRKKRSTLV, encoded by the coding sequence ATGGGCTTTATGGAGTTATACCTGGAGATTGACCCAGTTACTTTAAACCTCATTATTCTCATTGCCAGTTACGTGATCCTGCTCCTGGTCTTCCTCATTTCCTGTGTCCTCTACGACTGTCGAGGCAAAGACCCCACTAAGGAGTATGATCTGGAGCCTCCGGCCCCACAGCAGCAGTCTCCTGTTCAGCTTGTGGCAAACTCTTCAGCATCTGCCCAGTATAACGAGCAAAACAACACCAGTGTCAACAGCTATGTGCCACCCACCCCTGATACACGTAAGAAGAGGAGCACACTGGTATAA